One Ureaplasma urealyticum serovar 8 str. ATCC 27618 genomic window carries:
- the dnaX gene encoding DNA polymerase III subunit gamma/tau, whose protein sequence is MSELTLYRKYRPHKFKDVIGQNLIKQALINANLNDKTTHAYIFSGPRGIGKTSIARIFAASINCLKPNNGDCCGECSVCQSIINEQSVDLIELDAASNNGVDQMRNITDNINYLPTLFKYKVYIIDEAHMLSTSAWNALLKTVEEPPQHVIFIFATTEYQKIPLTIISRCQRYDFNRLNNSELQELIDLVAKKEDIKINENAINKLIQLADGAGRDCLSILDQLVTNQKVIDIDLINKTFGLVDNSKVINLIELIQKNDLLELRKFIYELYDYGINLEAFCAQIINILIDYLVYQKTNDETNLKKISIDELKKILSINFNANHLLNNFISLYSHLKNSVNQVFEFEIYLYKIVNVNNDKLETKKTIPLIAIEKDKNTLPPSPPIAKTTSISKEVNKVNENKDVINFNNLYQTQIFHHKKNSDNNEQETNIKYEEKLIDEPTKINQPINKSDEVLDNYELAKQAFFNKDLKLSKEMSQKFKDFKNEAIVENSYIDIIKQADLVLWCSPNALVLGVEFLGLINRINKVTRSFEFIKEFIKKFNSTKLVIAISKKQAANIVNISKQDLKTNIIKDVLIDDIKMLLKQEEQRKQEQIALLSEIEDEE, encoded by the coding sequence ATGAGCGAGTTAACATTATATCGTAAATATCGACCGCACAAGTTTAAAGATGTTATAGGTCAAAATTTAATTAAACAAGCATTAATTAATGCTAATCTAAACGACAAAACAACACATGCATATATTTTTAGTGGTCCACGTGGAATTGGAAAAACATCAATTGCTAGAATTTTTGCAGCTAGCATTAATTGTTTAAAGCCCAATAATGGCGATTGTTGCGGGGAATGTAGTGTTTGCCAAAGCATTATTAATGAACAAAGTGTTGACTTGATCGAATTAGATGCTGCTAGCAATAATGGTGTTGATCAAATGCGTAATATTACTGATAACATTAATTATTTACCAACACTTTTTAAATATAAAGTTTATATTATTGATGAAGCTCACATGTTATCTACATCAGCTTGAAACGCTTTATTAAAAACTGTTGAAGAACCGCCACAACACGTTATTTTTATTTTTGCAACAACAGAGTATCAAAAAATTCCTTTAACAATTATTAGCCGTTGCCAACGTTATGACTTTAATCGTTTAAACAATAGCGAATTACAGGAATTAATAGATTTAGTTGCTAAAAAGGAAGATATTAAAATTAATGAAAATGCAATTAATAAATTAATTCAATTAGCCGATGGCGCTGGTCGTGATTGCTTAAGTATTTTAGATCAATTAGTAACAAACCAAAAAGTTATAGACATTGATTTAATAAATAAAACTTTTGGTTTAGTTGATAATTCTAAAGTAATTAATTTAATTGAATTAATTCAAAAAAATGATCTTTTAGAATTACGTAAATTTATTTATGAATTATATGATTATGGTATTAATTTAGAAGCTTTTTGTGCGCAAATAATAAACATTCTAATTGATTATTTAGTTTATCAAAAAACAAATGATGAAACTAATCTTAAAAAAATATCAATTGATGAATTAAAGAAAATATTATCAATTAATTTCAACGCTAATCATTTACTAAATAATTTTATTTCTTTATATAGTCATCTAAAAAATTCAGTAAACCAAGTTTTTGAATTCGAAATTTATTTATATAAAATAGTTAATGTTAATAATGATAAATTAGAAACTAAAAAAACAATACCACTAATTGCTATTGAAAAAGATAAAAACACATTACCACCATCACCACCAATAGCAAAAACTACTTCTATTTCTAAAGAAGTAAATAAAGTTAATGAAAATAAAGATGTTATTAATTTTAATAATTTATATCAAACTCAAATTTTTCATCATAAAAAAAATAGTGATAATAATGAACAAGAAACAAATATTAAATACGAAGAAAAATTAATTGATGAACCAACTAAGATTAATCAACCAATTAATAAATCTGATGAAGTATTAGATAATTATGAATTAGCTAAACAAGCTTTTTTTAACAAAGATCTTAAATTATCAAAAGAAATGAGTCAAAAATTTAAAGATTTTAAAAATGAAGCAATTGTTGAAAATAGCTACATTGATATTATTAAACAAGCTGATTTAGTGCTTTGATGCTCGCCTAATGCATTAGTTTTAGGGGTAGAATTTTTAGGATTAATTAATCGTATTAATAAAGTAACACGTTCTTTTGAATTTATTAAAGAGTTTATTAAGAAATTTAATTCTACGAAATTAGTTATTGCAATTAGCAAAAAACAAGCAGCAAATATCGTTAATATTAGTAAACAGGATTTAAAAACTAATATAATTAAAGATGTTTTAATTGATGACATTAAAATGTTATTAAAACAAGAAGAACAACGAAAACAAGAACAAATAGCATTATTAAGCGAAATAGAAGATGAGGAGTAA
- a CDS encoding YbaB/EbfC family nucleoid-associated protein: MDFQKLAQELKKMQNTLSKKQKEFEEKVFDFDYKGYVLIKIKGNLTIESIEVKTEIVDPEDKETLQDILRAAVNEAISKTCKERDAIMNSTIPKGTGFF; the protein is encoded by the coding sequence ATGGATTTTCAAAAACTTGCACAAGAACTAAAAAAAATGCAAAATACTTTAAGTAAAAAACAAAAAGAATTTGAAGAAAAAGTATTTGATTTTGATTACAAAGGATATGTATTAATTAAAATTAAGGGTAATTTAACTATTGAATCAATCGAAGTAAAAACAGAAATAGTAGATCCTGAAGATAAAGAAACATTACAAGATATTTTACGTGCAGCAGTTAATGAAGCAATTTCTAAAACATGCAAAGAACGTGATGCAATTATGAATTCTACAATTCCCAAAGGAACAGGATTTTTTTAG
- the recR gene encoding recombination mediator RecR produces the protein MSKPVEFEMLVDALKSLPGVGTKNAKKWAFFLLQQDQKYIDDFIKRIKDAKTNIIKCKYCSNFGNKDECDICSNDYRDFTKLMIVTTNEDLERIESANIYNGLYHITNGEVSLRKNVVIEHTNIKIIKERVLNGSFKEIIIATSYTHDGEVTADYIVKMLEDIKDIQIYRIGFGIPLNSSIDYADDETLKQSIANKRKIRI, from the coding sequence ATGAGCAAACCAGTTGAATTTGAAATGCTTGTTGACGCACTAAAATCATTACCTGGTGTAGGAACAAAAAATGCTAAGAAATGAGCATTTTTTTTATTACAACAAGATCAAAAATATATTGATGATTTTATTAAAAGAATTAAAGATGCAAAAACAAATATTATAAAATGCAAGTATTGTAGTAATTTTGGGAATAAAGATGAATGTGATATTTGTTCAAATGATTATCGTGACTTTACTAAGTTAATGATTGTTACTACAAATGAAGATTTAGAAAGAATTGAATCAGCAAATATTTATAATGGTTTATATCACATTACAAATGGTGAAGTTTCTTTAAGAAAAAACGTTGTTATTGAACATACAAATATTAAAATAATTAAAGAACGTGTTTTAAATGGTAGTTTTAAAGAAATAATTATTGCAACAAGTTATACTCATGATGGAGAAGTTACGGCTGATTACATTGTAAAAATGCTTGAAGATATTAAAGATATCCAAATTTATCGTATTGGTTTTGGCATCCCTTTAAATTCAAGCATTGATTATGCAGATGATGAAACTTTAAAACAATCTATTGCTAATAAACGAAAAATTAGAATTTAA
- a CDS encoding coiled-coil domain-containing protein, with product MKKSNKIITFLSVSLIGAGLVIALPIALSYKYKNKKEPKIENEINQNKVLPNNSVDELNKIVNELKQNDKNKNTKILEIEQKIAELDKKIDNNNKSIKEIQLQNINLSKELTTQLQSQLKQIQNIEALTKTISEENKKQSSDIDKLKTSVKAVTQYFDKIIKQIGQQLNTVIQYLDKNVNPKIASFEQVERLVKEFNDSWSSKVGREDFNSLHKLLEELQSKITELEQKSSK from the coding sequence ATGAAAAAATCAAATAAAATAATCACTTTTTTAAGTGTGAGTTTAATTGGTGCAGGATTAGTTATTGCTTTACCAATTGCTTTATCTTATAAATACAAAAACAAAAAAGAACCTAAAATTGAAAACGAAATTAATCAAAATAAAGTATTGCCTAATAATAGCGTTGATGAATTAAATAAAATAGTTAATGAACTAAAACAAAATGATAAAAATAAAAACACTAAAATTCTTGAAATTGAACAAAAAATAGCTGAATTAGATAAAAAAATAGATAATAATAACAAATCAATTAAAGAAATTCAATTACAAAATATTAATTTATCAAAAGAATTAACAACACAATTGCAATCACAATTAAAACAAATTCAAAATATTGAAGCTTTAACGAAAACTATTAGTGAAGAAAATAAAAAGCAATCAAGTGACATTGATAAATTAAAAACATCTGTTAAAGCAGTAACCCAATATTTTGACAAAATCATTAAACAAATAGGTCAACAATTAAACACTGTTATTCAATATTTAGATAAAAATGTTAATCCTAAAATTGCAAGCTTTGAACAAGTTGAAAGATTAGTTAAAGAATTTAATGATAGCTGATCAAGTAAAGTTGGCCGAGAAGATTTCAATAGCTTACATAAGTTATTAGAAGAATTGCAATCAAAAATTACAGAATTAGAACAAAAAAGTTCAAAATAA